One genomic segment of Pempheris klunzingeri isolate RE-2024b chromosome 21, fPemKlu1.hap1, whole genome shotgun sequence includes these proteins:
- the nck1b gene encoding SH2/SH3 adapter protein Nck1 isoform X1 — protein MTEEVIVIAKFDYMAQQDQELDIKKNERLWLLDDSKSWWRVRNATNKTGFVPSNYVERKNSARKASIVKNLKDTLGIGKVKGRKGMRDTASNADTDMYADNGERLYDLNLPALVKFSYTAEREDELSLVKGTRVVVMEKCSDGWWRGSYSGRSGWFPSNYVTEDVDGTAGGGGMGGLADPAGSLTEKLAAVVNSTTNGNRVLHTVQALYPFSSANDEELNFEKGEVMEVVEKPENDPEWWKCRKGDGQLGLVPKNYVTVLDSTSHKPAAGPAGPPTPDCDYISPSGSGRFAGKEWYYGKVTRHQAEVALNQRGSEGDFLIRDSESSPNDFSISLKAQSKNKHFKVQLKENLYCIGQRKFNSMEELVEHYKKAPIFTSEQGDKLYLIKALAAS, from the exons ATGACGGAAGAGGTGATTGTCATCGCCAAGTTTGACTACATGGCCCAGCAGGACCAGGAGCTGGACATCAAGAAAAACGAGCGCCTCTGGCTCCTCGACGACTCCAAGTCCTGGTGGAGGGTTCGAAATGCCACCAACAAAACAGGCTTTGTGCCGTCCAACTACgtagagaggaaaaacagcgCCAGGAAAGCTTCTATTGTGAAGAATCTCAAAGACAcacttg gaATTGGGAAGGTGAAGGGCAGAAAAGGGATGAGAGACACAGCCTCCAATGCAGACACGGACATGTACGCAGATAACGGCGAGAGGCTTTACGACCTCAACCTGCCTGCCCTGGTCAAGTTCAGCTACACGGCCGAGCGCGAGGATGAGCTGTCTCTGGTGAAAGGCACGCGAGTGGTGGTGATGGAGAAGTGCAGCGACGGCTGGTGGCGCGGCAGCTATAGCGGGCGGTCTGGCTGGTTCCCCTCCAACTACGTGACAGAGGACGTGGACGGGACGGCGGGGGGAGGGGGCATGGGTGGGCTCGCAGACCCGGCCGGATCGCTAACAGAGAAGCTGGCGGCGGTGGTGAACAGCACCACGAACGGGAACAGAGTGTTGCACACGGTCCAGGCGCTCTACCCCTTCAGCTCGGCCAACGACGAGGAGCTGAACTTCGAGAAGGGCGAGGTGATGGAGGTCGTGGAGAAGCCTGAGAACGACCCGGAGTGGTGGAAGTGTCGCAAAGGGGACGGACAGCTGGGCTTGGTGCCTAAAAACTACGTCACTGTGCTGGACTCCACCTCCCATAAACCCGCAGCAGGGCCTGCTGGGCCGCCCACACCTGACTGTGACTACATCTCGCCCTCAGGCAGCGGGCGCTTCGCGGGGAAGGAGTGGTACTACGGCAAGGTGACGCGCCACCAGGCGGAGGTGGCCCTCAACCAGAGAGGCTCAGAGGGCGACTTCCTCATCCGAGACAGCGAGTCATCG CCAAACGACTTCTCCATCTCCCTGAAGGCGCAGAGCAAGAACAAGCATTTCAAAGTGCAGCTGAAGGAAAACCTTTACTGCATTGGACAGCGCAAGTTCAACTCCATGGAGGAGCTTGTTGAACACTACAAAAAGGCGCCCATCTTCACCAGTGAGCAGGGAGACAAACTGTACCTGATCAAGGCTCTGGCCGCCTCCTGa
- the nck1b gene encoding SH2/SH3 adapter protein Nck1 isoform X2 has translation MDMANLFKHFFRIGKVKGRKGMRDTASNADTDMYADNGERLYDLNLPALVKFSYTAEREDELSLVKGTRVVVMEKCSDGWWRGSYSGRSGWFPSNYVTEDVDGTAGGGGMGGLADPAGSLTEKLAAVVNSTTNGNRVLHTVQALYPFSSANDEELNFEKGEVMEVVEKPENDPEWWKCRKGDGQLGLVPKNYVTVLDSTSHKPAAGPAGPPTPDCDYISPSGSGRFAGKEWYYGKVTRHQAEVALNQRGSEGDFLIRDSESSPNDFSISLKAQSKNKHFKVQLKENLYCIGQRKFNSMEELVEHYKKAPIFTSEQGDKLYLIKALAAS, from the exons ATGGACATGGCTAACCtattcaaacatttctttc gaATTGGGAAGGTGAAGGGCAGAAAAGGGATGAGAGACACAGCCTCCAATGCAGACACGGACATGTACGCAGATAACGGCGAGAGGCTTTACGACCTCAACCTGCCTGCCCTGGTCAAGTTCAGCTACACGGCCGAGCGCGAGGATGAGCTGTCTCTGGTGAAAGGCACGCGAGTGGTGGTGATGGAGAAGTGCAGCGACGGCTGGTGGCGCGGCAGCTATAGCGGGCGGTCTGGCTGGTTCCCCTCCAACTACGTGACAGAGGACGTGGACGGGACGGCGGGGGGAGGGGGCATGGGTGGGCTCGCAGACCCGGCCGGATCGCTAACAGAGAAGCTGGCGGCGGTGGTGAACAGCACCACGAACGGGAACAGAGTGTTGCACACGGTCCAGGCGCTCTACCCCTTCAGCTCGGCCAACGACGAGGAGCTGAACTTCGAGAAGGGCGAGGTGATGGAGGTCGTGGAGAAGCCTGAGAACGACCCGGAGTGGTGGAAGTGTCGCAAAGGGGACGGACAGCTGGGCTTGGTGCCTAAAAACTACGTCACTGTGCTGGACTCCACCTCCCATAAACCCGCAGCAGGGCCTGCTGGGCCGCCCACACCTGACTGTGACTACATCTCGCCCTCAGGCAGCGGGCGCTTCGCGGGGAAGGAGTGGTACTACGGCAAGGTGACGCGCCACCAGGCGGAGGTGGCCCTCAACCAGAGAGGCTCAGAGGGCGACTTCCTCATCCGAGACAGCGAGTCATCG CCAAACGACTTCTCCATCTCCCTGAAGGCGCAGAGCAAGAACAAGCATTTCAAAGTGCAGCTGAAGGAAAACCTTTACTGCATTGGACAGCGCAAGTTCAACTCCATGGAGGAGCTTGTTGAACACTACAAAAAGGCGCCCATCTTCACCAGTGAGCAGGGAGACAAACTGTACCTGATCAAGGCTCTGGCCGCCTCCTGa
- the bdh1 gene encoding D-beta-hydroxybutyrate dehydrogenase, mitochondrial: MAPLSVFRVALLVSFSVFLTVLLGFGLPTLLNAAMRMLGLPETSVTECIVVLYLLFVLYVATPRIPRGLVEVRGKAVFITGCDTGFGHALAKHLHKLGFMVFAGCFLKDKGGEGAKELEEFHSDRMKVVQLDVCSEEQVNQAVEFIEDNLPDSERGLWAVVNNAGVSTFGEVEFTSMDTYKQVSEVNLWGTIRVTKAVLPLIRRAKGRVVNLASMYGRMGNFLRSPYCVSKYGVEAFSDCLRYEMKAWGVKVSIIEPGNFIVATGILTRDIVATTANKLWSEAPSRVKEDYGKAHFEQHMALMRSYCNSGQRDVAPVLDDIADAIMSKRPYTRYNPIEPHWWIRVQLMTHLPGAISDFLYF, from the exons ATGGCTCCGCTCTCCGTGTTCCGAGTGGCGCTCCTGgtgtcattttcagtgtttctcaccgtGCTGCTGGGTTTCGGGCTGCCCACTCTGCTGAACGCAGCCATGAGGATGTTGGGATTACCGGAGACGAGTGTGACCGAGTGCATAGTTGTGCTGTATTTACTTTTTGTGTTGTATGTGGCGACGCCTCGAATCCCCAGAGGACTGGTGGAG GTGAGGGGGAAAGCTGTGTTCATCACAGGCTGTGACACTGGGTTTGGACATGCACTCGCCAAACATCTGCACAAGCTTGGCTTCATGGTCTTTGCTGGATGCTTCCTTAAG GATAAAGGTGGAGAGGGTGCAAAGGAGCTGGAGGAATTTCATTCAGATCGCATGAAGGTAGTCCAGCTGGATGTCTGCAGCGAGGAGCAGGTGAACCAGGCTGTGGAATTCATCGAGGACAACCTGCCGGATTCAGAAAGAG GTCTGTGGGCTGTGGTGAACAACGCCGGTGTGTCAACGTTTGGAGAGGTCGAGTTTACTTCCATGGACACCTACAAGCAGGTGTCAGAGGTCAACTTGTGGGGCACCATCAGGGTCACCAAAGCTGTTCTGCCGTTAATCCGCCGGGCCAAAG GCCGCGTTGTGAACCTGGCCAGCATGTATGGACGGATGGGAAATTTCCTGCGGTCGCCTTACTGTGTGTCCAAATACGGCGTGGAAGCTTTTTCCGATTGCCTTCGCTATGAGATGAAGGCCTGGGGAGTAAAAGTGTCCATAATCGAACCAGGGAACTTCATCGTGGCCACTGGCATCCTGACACGTGACATCGTGGCCACCACGGCCAATAAGCTGTGGAGCGAGGCGCCCTCGCGTGTCAAGGAGGATTATGGGAAAGCCCACTTTGAGCAACACATGGCTCTGATGCGCTCTTACTGCAACAGCGGACAGAGGGACGTGGCCCCCGTCCTGGATGACATCGCTGATGCCATCATGTCCAAGCGTCCTTACACGCGATACAACCCCATAGAGCCGCACTGGTGGATCAGGGTGCAGCTGATGACTCACCTGCCCGGTGCCATATCTGACTTCCTCTACTTCTAA